The following proteins are encoded in a genomic region of Hippopotamus amphibius kiboko isolate mHipAmp2 chromosome 8, mHipAmp2.hap2, whole genome shotgun sequence:
- the KLHL23 gene encoding LOW QUALITY PROTEIN: kelch-like protein 23 (The sequence of the model RefSeq protein was modified relative to this genomic sequence to represent the inferred CDS: substituted 1 base at 1 genomic stop codon), whose product MVLIQDLESLSRENARECLCVGWGVGGQFQGEGXKLPARAAFSRKRSHLLQGDPPGRGRSCAPARPPRPCPQRGPPTREFPRVAPRPSRAGGCSVGGGEQPGHQNRSRLWAGAALAGSLRRASSKDGQRVRRRPRPRSPLARGPAPRPAAAAGAMALKGQEDYIYLFKDSTHPVDFLDAFRTFYLDGLFTDITLQCPSGIIFHCHRAVLAACSNYFKAMFTADMKEKFKNKIKISGIHHDILEGLVNYAYTSQIEITKRNVQSLLEAADLLQFLSVKKACEQFLVRHLDIDNCIGMHSFAEFHVCPELEKESRRILCSRFKEVWQQEEFLEISLEKFLFILSRKNLSVWKEEALIEPVIKWTAHDVENRIECLYNLLSYVNIDIDPVYLKTALGLQRNCLLTENKIRSLIYNALNPMHKEISQRSTATMYIIGGYYWHPLSEVHIWDPLTNVWIQGAEIPDYTRESYGVTCLGPNIYVTGGYRTDNIEALDTVWIYNSERDEWTEGLPMLNARYYHCAVTLGGCVYALGGYRKGAPAEEAEFYDPLKEKWIPIANMIKGVGNATACVLHEVIYVIGGHCGYRGSCTYDKVQSYNSDINEWSLITSSPHPEYGLCSVPFENKLYLVGGQTTITECYDPEQNEWREIAPMMERRMECGAVIMNGCIYVTGGYSYSKGTYLQSIEKYDPDLNKWEIVGNLPSAMRSHGCVCVYNV is encoded by the exons ATGGTCCTAATTCAGGACTTGGAGAGTTTATCGAGAGAAAACGCTCGggagtgtctgtgtgtggggtggggggtagggggacaGTTCCAGGGAGAAGGGTAAAAGCTACCGGCGCGGGCAGCCTTCTCGAGGAAGCGGTCCCACCTGCTGCAGGGGGACCCGCCGGGGAGGGGCCGCAGCTGCGCGCCCGCGcgcccaccccgcccctgcccgCAGCGCGGCCCCCCCACCCGGGAGTTCCcgcgcgtggccccgcgccccaGCCGCGCGGGGGGCTGTTCGGTTGGAGGCGGAGAGCAGCCGGGGCACCAAAATAGGAGCCGCTTGTGGGCTGGAGCTGCACTAGCAGGCAGCCTCCGCCGCGCCTCTTCCAAAGATGGTCAGAGGGTCCGGaggcgcccccgcccccgctcgcCGCTAGCCCGCgggcccgccccgcgccccgcagCCGCCGCCGGAG CCATGGCTCTAAAAGGACAAGAAGATTATATTTACCTTTTCAAGGATTCGACGCATCCAGTGGATTTTCTGGATGCATTCAGAACATTTTACTTGGATGGATTATTTACTGATATTACCCTTCAGTGTCCTTCAGGCATAATCTTCCATTGTCACCGAGCTGTTTTAGCTGCTTGCAGCAATTATTTTAAAGCGATGTTCACCGCtgacatgaaagaaaaatttaaaaataaaataaaaatctctggcATCCACCATGATATCTTGGAAGGCCTTGTGAATTATGCCTACACTTCCCAGATTGAGATAACCAAAAGAAATGTTCAAAGCCTGCTTGAAGCAGCAGATCTGCTGCAGTTCCTTTCGGTAAAGAAAGCATGTGAGCAGTTTTTGGTAAGGCACTTGGATATTGATAATTGTATTGGAATGCACTCCTTTGCAGAATTTCACGTGTGTCCAGAACTAGAGAAGGAATCGCGAAGAATTCTATGCTCAAGGTTTAAGGAAGTTTGGCAACAAGAGGAATTTCTGGAAATCAGCCTTGAAAAGTTTCTCTTTATCTTGTCCAGGAAGAATCTCAGTGTTTGGAAAGAAGAGGCTCTCATAGAGCCAGTTATTAAGTGGACGGCTCATGATGTAGAAAATCGAATTGAATGCCTGTATAATCTACTAAGCTATGTAAACATAGATATAGATCCAGTgtatttaaaaacagctttaggCCTTCAAAGAAACTGCCTATTAACCGAAAATAAGATCCGATCTCTAATATACAATGCTTTGAATCCCATGCATAAAGAGATTTCTCAGAGGTCCACAGCCACAATGTATATCATTGGAGGTTATTACTGGCATCCTTTATCAGAGGTGCACATATGGGATCCTTTGACAAATGTTTGGATCCAGGGAGCAGAAATACCAGATTACACTAGGGAGAGCTATGGTGTTACATGTTTGGGACCCAATATTTATGTAACCGGGGGTTACAGAACAGATAACATAGAAGCTCTTGACACAGTGTGGATCTATAACAGTGAAAGAGATGAATGGACTGAAGGTCTGCCAATGCTCAATGCCAGGTATTACCACTGCGCAGTCACCTTGGGTGGCTGTGTCTATGCTTTAGGTGGTTACAGAAAAGGGGCTCCAGCAGAAGAGGCCGAGTTCTATGATCCATTAAAAGAGAAATGGATTCCTATTGCAAACATGATTAAAG GCGTGGGAAATGCTACTGCCTGCGTCTTACATGAAGTTATCTACGTCATTGGCGGCCACTGTGGATACAGAGGAAGCTGCACTTATGACAAGGTCCAGAGCTACAATTCAGATATCAATGAATGGAGCCTCATCACCTCCAGTCCACATCCAG aaTATGGATTGTGTTCAGTTCCGTTTGAAAATAAGCTCTATCTAGTTGGTGGACAAACTACAATCACAGAATGCTATGACCCTGAACAAAATGAATGGAGAGAGATCGCTCCCATGATGGAAAGGAGGATGGAGTGTGGTGCCGTCATCATGAATGGGTGTATTTATGTCACTGGAGGGTATTCCTACTCAAAGGGGACATATCTTCAGAGCATTGAGAAATATGATCCAGATCTTAATAAGTGGGAAATCGTAGGTAATCTTCCAAGTGCCATGCGGTCCcatgggtgcgtgtgtgtgtataatgtcTGA